The genomic region cgaccaccataaagaggcactgcgcaagcacagttgagaggagactatggaaatgacctctcggagctaattttaatatgaagcggggacaggtcatgcatatgtataggcgtattgtgaatatgtaacacttgactgtataaacttgaaactaactgccgagtcgggcgagcacgactttggtgggactaccccccgtgctgcccagcgctgaataaacatacctactttacaatctcactgattgtggagtccgtttccgcacgtcaggTGTGcccacaaattctttctttaataagtgaagaggttggttttttaacatgtgtttcACTGACCATCCCCAAGCAGTGTGGGTGCTATTCATTGATGGATATTGTCCCTTCCTTTCAGGTATGTGAACTCACCAAGCCGAATCCCATCTTACATTATATTGTAATTCAAAAGGGGTAATTTCCGGGGAAGCAGGCCAAAAGGGCACTAGATTACAAGATATATTGTGATAGGAAGGGCAGCCTGTTATTCTCCAccaggatggagaaggtgggaaTTGTCTGGAATAGGCTTCCTTGAATCCAGGAGGACACGGCGGGCTATGACTAATACCAATTTCGTGACTGACCTCCAATCTCCATCGCTtacaagttttgtttattaagtCAGGCCACCCCGTGTCCCGAGGGATCTCATAGAAGGCTGCTTCATCTCGCCACCATCTGCCAGAGGAGGTATAATCACTTCGATATTGATACTCAAACGGAGCATCTACTAACCCTATAATGCCATTACTCAtattatattttccaatattgAGCCTCATGGGTATCAAACCGAATCTAATCCCCTGCTCGGCAGAAGTAGGAATCTGAATACAGATCCCCTGATCCGTTCTATTCCAGACATGTATGAATCCTTGTATCACTTCTCAAGCTAAATTGGAGGCCCTTTCTCCTTGTCCAGATGCACCAAAAgtaagaaaggcaaggaggaaggagttcCAAACCATCTTTCCCTGTTGTACCATAAAAATATCAcaaccaaaatcaaacaaacaatacaGGTAATGGCCCACTCATCAAGTGAAAACATAAGTCCTGCCGTGGGCTTCTGATAACGTGGCATAGGTGCCGCTGCAAGAACTCCAACGCGGTCTGCTGCCAAGCTCTCTGTGTCCTCCCCCCAACTCAGGAATTCTGAGAAGTCAACACAGCATCACTAGTCAGAGTAACAAAAACATAAGCAAGCAATCAAGCAGCTATGGTTTTAGTACTATAACAGAGGGTTAGGTTTATATTGTGCATCTTAACTGATATGCTTGTTAGAATCCAGCCAGtgggatacagaaaaaacatattcttaTCAGCCATTTAACATCGGAACAACTTTAATTCAGAACATGAAGGTCCACTTAGAAGGATGGGACAATCCATTGGGTATTGATACGATGCTCTTTCCCATGGGCATCTGTGGCCACCCAGGAATAGAGGTTAAGAGGTGTCTTTAGGGTTAGGGGCACTTGCCCCATACTGGGTAGTTCCACTAATACTGGTTGTCCAGCATAGTGGAGCAAGTGTGCAGGGTCTTTGTCACCTTTCGTCCCTGGGACAATAGAAGGAGGTGTGGGACAGAATGCTAGGAGTTGGGGGCAGCCATTTGCCCCCCACCGGCTATTGACTCGGTATACTGCTTCTGGTACTTGCGAGGCCCACCCTGGGTCATGGGGCCTCAGAGCTCGTTTTAGAAGTCCGTTTGTTCTCTCCACAATACCATTAGCTTGAGGGTAGTAAGGGGTGTGAAAAGCCCACTTGATTTCCTCACCCTTAGCCCATTCTTGCACTACTCCagtgaggagattgaagtagacggacgcctgtaatcttgggagcagacaacagacgacactttatttctaaaacacacacatacttatagtcacatattctgcaaagtcactgtacacgctcacaagcataaaatatgattggttatatcaacactgtacacgcgcataaacataagatataattggttatactaactctgtacacgcgcataaacataggacataattggttataccaattaaaacacgcgaaacttgtctcagtctaattggtcaagataaactgccgaattgaggttctttgtgccaagttccctttatcgtggaatgtgcacctctgttcttctaattggcatctttcttttttagtcttcttgtttattctgttcaaggtcttctaaaggcctctggaatgctcttgtgaccaatgttagctaaatatgtgtccacactCCAGCAGTGAAATGGCTCCCATTATCAGATTGAATTGATTGAGGCTTGGGTAAGCAGCTAAACCATACTTTAAgacttttcactgtattttctcctgttgctCTGGATACAGCTTCAGCTTGTGTTAGTCCTGATACCACCTCTACTCCTACTAACACATATCGTTTTCCCTCTGATACCCAAAAGGGGCCAATATAGTCAATTTGCCACGTTTGCCATAAACCTTTGTTTGTCCTTAAATGTAGGGGTTGCTCCTTTAAAgggttatatttttccaaacgAACTCGACATTGACCgcatgcagaaataacagtattaCATAATTCTCATGTAATGGCCCATCCTCTACTAATAGCCTCTTTGTACAGGTCTTTACTTCCTGAATGGCCACGCTTCACGTGCAGCCACTCCAGAAGGTGttcccatttctctgcttcaCCATCGATGGCAAGACTGGCTAGACGTGTTAAGGAATCTACTTGGTTATTTAGGAGGTGGGCCGGGTTATCCCCTGCCTGGTGTGCAGCAACCCAGCCTACCAAGAAAGATCTCTGCTTGGCgatattcagtatttcttcccatttgtctcGTTGCCACACTGGCACTTGGTTTTCTTCCCATTGGTTTTGTTCCCAAAACGGTAACCATTCAGCACATCCCTTAAACACCGCATAGGAGTCAGTATAAATGTATACTGGTTCTGTTGTCTCAGCTTCCTTAACGACTACACTCCACACAGCAACTAACTCCCCTACTTGGGCACTACCCTCTCCCTCAGTTATCATATGCTCCCCTGAATCAATATGTAATGCTACTGCTCGATACTTCCAcgtctttccttccctttttgcgGAAGCATCAGTGAACCACACGTTTGTTaaatgacaccaggggagttcaaacaacaatcaacatttagtcaacctagctaaccttgcccaagtacacgtgaacttatcaatatgaaccttgcaacatgtcattaagctgctgtttgagaagagaagggaagtatagaaaaatgaaatggaaaaaggaacatgaaactgtgtcaggagagccctcccgttgagtcacgaggttcagagcagacccccttgctttctgtgtAGGGTACGGCATTtggaagatctcgcgatgtcacggaaaggtagaaggctagtcgtcgcctccctatgacgtatcagtgatcccacctaccgttgttagtataaaaggaattaactgcgcaataaaggagGAGGTTgacgctcacaccatgtgtgttatctgtctcttccctggtccgggtcgaccagtgatctaatcgtggcaccttgatatgtagcaacgctacatagtggtgaccccgacgtgatcggtcgcacaggcgacgatgaggcTTGCACAAgtgattaaggtattaaaggcaTTAGCCGATGAGGTGGGTGCCTGCGGTTCGATTAGGaagggccccacgggcgaatgcatccaatggttGCTGCGCCGGGGAGACATTGGGTCTCCTAGCgaagttttgagccccccaaattggggagagattcgggagtccttgctccgagCTGCTGAACGATTACAGAGTTGGGGAAAGGTAGAGAAGGTGGTCGCGGTGGTACGGGAGGCTAAGGCGTGCTTGTTGGCAGCgcgagctgctgtgtctgcggatgcagcgccgcctcgggaaCAGCGGgagacagtgccctcggggacagtGAGTCAGACTCAGACGGAGCAGGCGACTGTGGAGCGGGGCTCACAGAGTGGTCCGTCCTtgattgcggacatgggcacggagggtgcggtggagacggaggtttttcctgtagaggcggcaccagcgggacctgatgcgcctCCCCCACAGTATCCATgggaggagttgcggcgggtgaTTCGGAGGGACTTGGAAGAACGCCTTTTAGACTGGGTCCCAGGCATGGATGTCAAGGGCAATTTATACCGCCAATTGAGAGAGTGGGAGGAATGGCCACCCCTGGAGGAGATAATTGCgaggctgcaggggctggaggctatggggggggggaaggcgccTCCCCGTGGGGAAAATCAGACACCCTTGCCGGGAGAGCGGACTGAGCCTCCTGAACCTTTACCCGAGCCTACGCCTGCTGAGCCATCACCTGCGCCCTTGCCGGAGCGGATTAAAACCTTGTCTGGGTCCTTCCGGAGGTGGCGTGAGGTGCCACCTCAGATCGGTTCTGATAGTTCTGACGAGGGGAAGGCGGATAATGCAGTACGGAGGCCACTGAAACCTGCGCCACCGGTGCAGACAGAAGGGGGGCAGGACGCCTTGCAGAGACTGCAGGGCTTGTTGCGGAGGCTTGAGGGGGCTATACAGAATGCGGAGCGTGCGGTGCTATTGATGCCTCCGACGCCGGGGGCGGGGGATGGCCAGGAAGGGGACACCCAGAGGGGCACAGACTGGCAACTGGTGGCCAAAGAATGTTGCCTCTCAGGGGTTCAGTTTCAACCGGTCGTTCTCCCTATTCGGGCAGCAGCGAGGGGAGGGTATGAGTGGACACCTTTTGATATAAAAACCATTCGGGAGCTCGCGAGTACTGTGCAGGCGCATGGAGTGAATTCTTCGCAGGCGCTCACTTTGTTTGAATGTCTGCTCTCAACACCTGTTGCGCCTTTTGATGTGATGCAGCTAATGAGAGGAGTATTGCCCCCGtcattgctgttgctgttcAAGGAGGAATGGCGGGCTCAATGCGTTAAGGTAGTGGCCGATGCTCAGGCTCCTAGTCATCACCTGGCGGGGGTGACCATAGAGCAGCTTATGGGGGGAGGGACAGTTTGCAATGCCTCAGGCGCAGGCACAAGGCATGCGCTGTTATAGAggctcgtgacaaattggaggagccaatttgtattaaataaaaagatcgaatttattagcaagcgataagagagcaaaacagcgctgggcggccggggagacagtgctccgccaaAAGCTCGCAACTTTATGTTATAGTTACACTCCTTATATACAGTTCATGCACCtctttcttgtaagtctccgccttgtcctgctccttctttcttcactcGTGCAGGTTTGTTACTAGGCAGATTCGGTCGATCTTCTCAAGGATGAGTGTCCTTTGatgtagaatgtcttttgaTGCGGAGAAGTACAGTCTTGGCAGAATTAATCCCCTTATCtggtaaattgcagctgttgtcttttccctccttatctagtaagttatggctgttgttcttttccctccttagCTAGTAAGTTATAGCCGTTGCCCTTTTCCCGTGACCTTTACGCACCatttaagcaagctttgttatttacacgGGGCATCTGTTAAATCTCAATatgtctcttcctccttcccgaTTGGTATGTAAGATCTAAGTTGTTATATTGTTGTCTTATTATCATTAATTGGATTGATTCTATCTTGCTTTGAACAAGGGCtataactttatttaaaacacctGGACTAAAAGTTAAGGTTAGCAGTAATATTCTGCAATTGTAACACAGTTCCAATAAGTACAGTAATATTGGTTAGGTGCATTGTAATACCCCTTCCCTGGATTAAAACTAGGACAAAAATAGAAGGGCTTTTCGTTCAAGCATGGACTTATGGGAGCCAGAGTACAAAGTGGGGTGGTAATGTCCCTAACCCCACGTGAGATTttatg from Aquila chrysaetos chrysaetos chromosome W unlocalized genomic scaffold, bAquChr1.4 W_unloc_1, whole genome shotgun sequence harbors:
- the LOC121232853 gene encoding uncharacterized protein LOC121232853, with the protein product MRLAQVIKVLKALADEYPWEELRRVIRRDLEERLLDWVPGMDVKGNLYRQLREWEEWPPLEEIIARLQGLEAMGGGKAPPRGENQTPLPGERTEPPEPLPEPTPAEPSPAPLPERIKTLSGSFRRWREVPPQIGSDSSDEGKADNAVRRPLKPAPPVQTEGGQDALQRLQGLLRRLEGAIQNAERAVLLMPPTPGAGDGQEGDTQRGTDWQLVAKECCLSGVQFQPVVLPIRAAARGGYEWTPFDIKTIRELASTVQAHGVNSSQALTLFECLLSTPVAPFDVMQLMRGVLPPSLLLLFKEEWRAQCVKVVADAQAPSHHLAGVTIEQLMGGGTVCNASGAGTRHART